The Victivallis sp. Marseille-Q1083 genome has a window encoding:
- a CDS encoding RHS repeat protein: MNRNHVIGFSMLFAALFSSLAYANLPCEGGENCEKECECGENSSSSGSGGVGTGGPGHGDETGGGASFGTGGGTQSFADGSGGGVIQPTVMRNAGSGTTKVGSVDISINFGLPANENIDVLGRFSIYTISPSSAIYTPQTLQYLNRMLDRLTIAVTRPAMGTPGSMTHKMYAVGEAMVSGDTTSGNDAGGTTPSGQGTSTLSGTCPDCGGNHSDMPGNTVRQVKLLTKDREVLIFNFPQNENTAKLSGQKAYYNYRLQMVNASGTPVTDNPVYYDMFIGDGYVMRYSAADGQVVSLTTPFGRTIKPDSPSVGLEIVYDESGNIKQVWSSAEGLADVVVTDPGNSYEIRIYPPANAGVKTDGAYVPVGDPHTVWKIENPNPGQATQVQVTKSVTVNGVTTDEVSLYDYSYAQEGWKLDSPDGLEVISQSTSWNYSKTVRTISETVKTAAGEIASKSTRIMQKFPFGDRTVVSTLDPEGANLQTVYTYYSSGGGIGRVETISYPDGNWVWYKYDDEGRVIEEIKPWKNSALKSPANQARSITYSYAPLDSRDTVQPNDARPRSIEEKILGVTVRKEFNAYYFASNQYYEINQQGTTQDAAWNDAANLKTEKRYYAKGDNSSPSAGRLYRITYPNDTTETYTYAYGNWNAGSSLGAGTFTAGTGTAVKMTVTYGTTANPNGVANKTGQQVTIFDGIGNVVMKEKYVYIGSGYERFGWTAASYDAWMRPLAIKTSNNELTEYTWNCCLKTSETLPDGTQFTYAYDALKRLISKTKVGIGDQPDLVTSYTYDAQGRVLNTIVSGGNLSLSESSTYNYAGQIASITGNMQPTTYYNYGVSETGETWSKHSFGSGDGTRWETVYQDLLKRTVKVERSGFNDSVVSDVYSYNNKNQLTKIARTGQPAVLFTYDTLGNQTQIGFDGDNNSSLTAASSDRIQINEISMIKENNNWFLKSVQSTYGTLNNGTATVINQTKEKLSGLPANTISEIQSIDINGNITTQTSLLDRAAKKITVNTTNPGSTVTRQQIILNGLLLSQKSFSNLTTTYGYDSLGRMISVVDPRTGAQQITYFTIGPGKIGKIHTEVDADGNTTTYDYDASGNLKSIKNPLNQKTYYSYNNMGLITRTWGDVQYPVEQVYDNLGQLTQLKTYRTGTNWSNTTWPGSNVAADVTQWTYDAASGVATAKTDAAGKSTTYTYTTDGKLLTRTWARLNAGQPLKTTYSYDTFGQLQKIDYSDSTPDITYTYNRLGLPLTVVDATGSRTFTYNAQFALQKEAINGIYTKELNRVYTTSGLKGSYSGLNIGTVNLYTYGYDQYSRLNKVTTAAGVFNYTYLANSDLIASMTRPNNVPTNYTYETARDLLTKVANGAISTFQYANDALGRRTSMNRSGSAFTAADVLSYTYNSYSELTGASSNNNASYSYNYTYDPIGNRKTAGLAGTNWTYTANNLNQYSALNQAGTIQNPTYDADGNMLTRDGWTQTWNAENRLIKAEKGTAKLEFAYDYMGRRIEKKVYNGSTLTAHIRFVYDGYKLIEELNGLNNNAVLRRYVWQPVMLDTPLTVFDAVANKTYFYHADANKNVTDLTDSADAIVAHYEYSPFGQLVKSSGAYANTNVLTWSSEYRDIETDLIYYNYRYYYPLWGRWINHDPISVSGGINTLNFVFNNPISFMDSYGNDPYDGYSSSIGLYTQPIFTPQPIRIKITPFTPETTFSGTDPRQSSGDTLDATGIDGYSAEPDATTCCCSDGSQGIPVLMQLKKNGGKWVVDTPKLEPQRGAPWYSPYNSFITSYDGKRYKLHAVRYYSYTDTGGRQYGRSYLDAPGVRLRALSQEPILPSHDFSLDFRIEVFCRCAYNDEYTGSSVDFTYTRHPTGSGTVSGETIILGDPQNPSKYPFQPHQHGPIYIQEN, from the coding sequence ATGAACAGAAATCATGTTATCGGTTTCAGTATGCTATTTGCAGCCTTATTTTCTAGTTTGGCTTATGCGAATCTCCCCTGCGAAGGCGGCGAGAACTGCGAAAAGGAGTGTGAATGTGGTGAAAACTCTTCATCATCCGGAAGCGGTGGCGTCGGAACCGGCGGCCCCGGTCATGGCGATGAAACCGGTGGCGGAGCATCCTTTGGAACTGGAGGAGGAACCCAAAGTTTTGCTGATGGCTCCGGCGGCGGGGTTATCCAACCGACCGTGATGCGCAACGCCGGGAGCGGTACGACAAAAGTCGGCAGCGTCGATATCTCGATCAACTTCGGTCTCCCGGCCAATGAGAACATTGATGTTTTGGGCCGTTTCAGCATCTACACTATTTCGCCCAGCTCGGCGATCTACACACCGCAAACATTACAATACCTGAATCGTATGCTTGACCGGCTGACTATCGCAGTCACCCGGCCGGCAATGGGCACTCCCGGGTCGATGACCCACAAAATGTATGCAGTCGGAGAAGCGATGGTCAGCGGCGATACGACATCCGGCAATGATGCCGGCGGAACCACACCGTCAGGGCAGGGGACATCAACCTTGAGCGGCACCTGTCCGGATTGCGGCGGCAACCACAGCGATATGCCCGGCAACACGGTGCGGCAGGTGAAGCTGCTGACCAAAGACCGCGAGGTGTTGATCTTCAATTTTCCGCAGAACGAAAACACCGCCAAGCTCTCCGGCCAGAAAGCTTACTACAACTACCGGCTGCAGATGGTCAACGCCTCCGGTACGCCCGTCACCGACAATCCGGTCTATTATGACATGTTTATCGGGGATGGTTATGTGATGCGATATTCGGCTGCAGACGGCCAGGTGGTATCATTAACAACGCCGTTCGGCCGGACGATCAAGCCGGATTCACCGAGTGTCGGCTTGGAGATCGTATACGATGAATCCGGTAACATCAAACAGGTCTGGAGCAGCGCCGAAGGACTGGCCGATGTCGTCGTCACCGATCCCGGTAACAGCTATGAAATCCGTATTTATCCGCCGGCCAATGCCGGCGTCAAAACCGACGGCGCTTATGTTCCGGTCGGCGATCCGCATACCGTCTGGAAGATCGAAAACCCGAATCCCGGGCAGGCCACCCAGGTTCAAGTCACCAAGTCGGTAACGGTAAATGGCGTGACCACCGACGAGGTAAGCCTTTATGACTACAGCTATGCGCAGGAGGGCTGGAAGCTGGATTCGCCGGACGGCCTGGAAGTCATCTCGCAGAGCACCAGTTGGAATTACTCGAAAACGGTGCGGACGATCAGCGAAACGGTTAAGACCGCCGCCGGCGAAATCGCCTCGAAGAGTACCCGCATCATGCAGAAGTTCCCGTTCGGAGATCGTACCGTGGTCAGCACCCTCGATCCGGAAGGCGCCAACCTGCAGACGGTCTATACCTATTATTCCAGCGGCGGCGGCATCGGCCGGGTCGAAACCATCAGTTACCCGGACGGCAACTGGGTCTGGTACAAATACGATGATGAAGGCCGGGTGATCGAAGAAATCAAACCATGGAAAAACTCGGCATTGAAATCCCCGGCCAACCAGGCCCGTTCAATCACTTATTCCTACGCGCCGCTGGACTCCCGCGACACCGTGCAGCCGAACGACGCCCGGCCGCGCTCCATTGAGGAAAAGATTCTCGGCGTCACCGTGAGAAAAGAGTTTAACGCGTATTATTTCGCATCCAATCAGTATTACGAGATCAACCAGCAAGGCACCACCCAGGATGCCGCCTGGAACGACGCGGCGAACCTGAAAACCGAAAAACGTTATTATGCCAAAGGCGACAACTCTTCACCGTCGGCTGGCCGGTTGTACCGGATCACCTATCCGAACGACACCACCGAAACCTATACCTATGCCTACGGCAACTGGAATGCCGGCAGTTCCTTGGGCGCCGGAACCTTCACCGCCGGCACCGGAACCGCAGTCAAAATGACGGTGACTTACGGCACCACCGCCAACCCGAACGGCGTCGCCAACAAGACCGGCCAGCAGGTGACGATCTTCGACGGCATCGGCAATGTGGTCATGAAGGAGAAATACGTCTACATCGGCAGCGGTTACGAGCGGTTCGGCTGGACCGCCGCCAGTTACGACGCCTGGATGCGTCCGCTGGCGATCAAAACCTCGAACAATGAACTGACCGAATACACCTGGAACTGTTGTCTGAAAACCTCCGAAACGCTGCCGGATGGTACGCAGTTCACTTATGCTTACGATGCGTTGAAACGGCTGATTTCCAAGACCAAAGTGGGTATCGGCGATCAACCGGATCTGGTGACAAGTTATACCTATGACGCTCAAGGACGTGTATTGAATACAATAGTATCGGGGGGGAACTTGAGTTTGAGTGAAAGTTCAACATATAATTATGCCGGACAAATAGCTTCAATCACTGGTAATATGCAACCCACAACTTATTATAATTATGGAGTATCAGAGACTGGCGAAACCTGGAGTAAGCATTCTTTCGGTTCCGGAGACGGAACTCGCTGGGAAACAGTCTATCAGGATCTGCTGAAGCGCACCGTCAAAGTGGAACGTTCCGGTTTTAACGATAGTGTTGTCAGTGATGTATACTCATATAACAATAAGAATCAATTAACCAAAATAGCCAGAACCGGACAGCCTGCCGTTTTATTTACTTATGACACACTGGGAAATCAAACGCAAATTGGTTTTGATGGTGATAACAACAGTTCATTAACGGCTGCTTCAAGCGATCGCATACAGATTAATGAGATAAGTATGATCAAAGAAAACAATAACTGGTTCTTGAAGAGTGTTCAGTCAACCTATGGAACATTGAACAACGGAACCGCGACGGTTATTAACCAAACCAAAGAAAAACTATCCGGCTTGCCAGCCAATACGATCTCGGAAATTCAATCCATTGATATCAATGGGAATATTACAACCCAAACCAGTTTGCTTGATCGTGCCGCGAAAAAAATTACCGTGAATACCACCAATCCGGGATCTACTGTAACCCGGCAGCAAATTATTCTCAACGGTCTGTTACTTTCGCAAAAAAGCTTTTCGAATTTGACCACAACATACGGTTATGATAGTTTGGGCAGAATGATTTCTGTTGTCGATCCAAGAACCGGCGCTCAACAGATAACTTATTTTACCATTGGCCCCGGAAAGATCGGCAAAATACATACAGAAGTTGATGCCGACGGAAATACGACGACTTACGATTACGACGCATCCGGCAACTTGAAATCAATAAAAAATCCACTGAATCAAAAGACTTATTATTCCTATAATAACATGGGGCTGATTACCCGGACTTGGGGAGATGTGCAATATCCAGTCGAGCAGGTCTATGACAATCTTGGCCAGTTGACGCAACTGAAAACCTATCGTACCGGTACCAATTGGAGCAACACTACCTGGCCGGGAAGCAATGTTGCCGCCGATGTTACCCAATGGACTTATGATGCAGCTTCCGGGGTGGCAACCGCTAAAACTGATGCTGCCGGAAAGTCGACTACCTACACTTATACCACAGACGGTAAACTTCTGACGCGCACCTGGGCAAGATTGAATGCCGGGCAGCCATTAAAAACTACTTACAGTTATGACACTTTCGGACAGCTTCAAAAGATTGATTATTCTGATTCCACGCCGGATATCACCTATACCTACAATCGACTTGGACTTCCATTGACCGTTGTCGATGCCACTGGGAGCAGGACATTTACTTATAATGCGCAATTCGCCTTGCAAAAGGAGGCAATCAATGGTATCTATACGAAAGAGCTGAATCGCGTTTATACCACCAGCGGCTTAAAGGGAAGTTACAGTGGATTGAACATCGGTACGGTCAATCTGTACACCTATGGTTACGACCAGTATAGTCGCTTGAATAAAGTGACTACTGCGGCCGGCGTTTTCAATTATACATATCTTGCCAACAGCGATTTGATCGCTTCAATGACCCGACCGAATAATGTGCCAACCAACTACACTTACGAAACAGCCAGGGATCTGTTGACCAAAGTTGCCAACGGCGCCATCAGTACATTCCAGTATGCCAACGATGCGCTCGGACGCCGTACCAGCATGAACCGCAGCGGCAGCGCCTTCACCGCTGCAGATGTTTTGAGTTACACTTACAACAGCTATTCCGAACTGACCGGCGCCTCGTCGAACAACAATGCTTCGTATAGTTACAACTATACCTACGATCCAATCGGCAACCGCAAGACGGCCGGCTTGGCCGGCACTAATTGGACCTATACAGCAAACAATCTCAATCAATATTCAGCCTTAAATCAAGCAGGTACAATTCAGAATCCAACTTATGACGCCGACGGCAACATGCTGACTCGCGACGGCTGGACGCAAACCTGGAACGCCGAAAATCGGCTGATCAAAGCCGAAAAAGGTACGGCAAAATTAGAGTTCGCTTACGATTACATGGGCCGACGCATTGAAAAGAAAGTCTATAACGGCAGTACCTTAACAGCCCACATTCGATTTGTCTACGATGGCTATAAGCTGATCGAAGAACTCAATGGACTGAATAACAATGCCGTCCTGCGGCGTTATGTCTGGCAGCCGGTTATGCTTGATACGCCGTTGACGGTTTTTGATGCTGTTGCGAATAAAACATATTTCTACCATGCCGATGCTAATAAAAACGTGACTGATCTGACGGACTCTGCTGACGCGATAGTTGCGCATTATGAATACAGTCCCTTTGGGCAACTGGTGAAATCTTCCGGTGCTTATGCAAATACTAATGTCCTTACCTGGAGCAGTGAATATCGTGATATTGAAACTGACTTGATATATTACAACTATCGCTATTATTATCCATTATGGGGACGATGGATTAACCATGATCCTATCAGTGTTTCTGGAGGTATCAATACTTTGAATTTTGTTTTCAATAATCCAATTTCCTTCATGGACTCATATGGAAATGATCCGTATGATGGATACAGCAGTTCCATAGGATTATACACTCAGCCAATATTTACTCCACAACCAATTAGAATCAAAATAACCCCATTTACTCCTGAGACCACGTTTTCTGGGACTGATCCACGACAATCCTCGGGAGATACTTTAGATGCTACTGGAATTGATGGATATAGTGCAGAACCAGATGCTACTACATGCTGTTGTTCGGATGGAAGTCAAGGAATACCTGTCTTGATGCAACTGAAAAAAAATGGTGGGAAATGGGTTGTCGATACCCCAAAACTTGAACCACAAAGAGGAGCCCCTTGGTATTCGCCTTACAATAGTTTTATTACAAGTTATGATGGAAAAAGATATAAGTTGCATGCTGTTCGTTATTATTCCTATACCGACACCGGTGGTAGACAATATGGGCGTTCTTATCTTGATGCGCCTGGAGTTAGACTAAGAGCTCTATCACAAGAACCAATACTGCCAAGTCATGACTTCAGCTTGGATTTTAGAATAGAAGTTTTTTGCCGTTGTGCTTACAATGATGAATATACCGGTTCTTCTGTTGACTTTACTTACACCAGGCATCCGACTGGCTCAGGTACAGTTTCCGGAGAAACTATTATTTTGGGTGATCCACAGAATCCGTCGAAATATCCATTTCAACCTCATCAACACGGACCCATTTATATACAGGAAAATTAA
- a CDS encoding IS5 family transposase (programmed frameshift), producing the protein MALKAWEVSDAFWSKVAPLIPKSRRDPEKEYQRRRGAGRKPMESRKIFEAIVYVLRTGIQWKALPKEYGSSSSVHRHFRKWEEAGFFRKLWKKGLAEYDDMEGIAWKWQSIDGAMTKAPTAQETVGPNPTDRGKNGTKRHILVDERGVLLSIVVTGANRHDVTQVEEVLKNRVRKPRGRTKQNLCADAGYSGVKSEEVMKKYRYTPHIRPRGEEKVAIQKGYKARRWIVEVAHSWLNRFRKLLVRYEKTNASYEALLQLAASIIIFRKLGSI; encoded by the exons ATGGCATTAAAAGCTTGGGAAGTATCCGATGCGTTTTGGAGCAAAGTAGCCCCCCTGATTCCCAAATCCAGGCGTGATCCGGAAAAAGAGTATCAGCGTCGACGTGGAGCCGGACGCAAACCGATGGAATCTCGCAAGATTTTTGAAGCTATTGTGTATGTCCTCCGCACCGGCATCCAATGGAAGGCATTGCCCAAGGAGTACGGTAGCTCCAGTAGTGTTCATCGCCATTTTCGCAAATGGGAAGAAGCAGGATTCTTTCGCAAACTTTGGAAGAAAGGTCTTGCCGAATATGATGATATGGAAGGTATTGCATGGAAATGGCAAAGTATCGACGGAGCCATGACCAAAGCTCCGACAGCCCAAGAAACAGTAGGACCGAATCCTACTGATCGGGGA AAAAATGGAACCAAACGTCACATTCTGGTCGACGAGCGTGGAGTCCTGTTGTCAATCGTCGTAACCGGAGCGAATCGACATGATGTCACGCAAGTTGAGGAAGTCTTGAAGAATCGAGTCCGAAAACCTCGTGGGCGTACCAAGCAGAACCTTTGCGCTGACGCCGGTTATTCCGGCGTAAAATCAGAGGAAGTCATGAAAAAATATCGCTACACGCCTCACATCAGACCTCGCGGGGAAGAGAAAGTTGCAATTCAAAAAGGCTATAAAGCCAGACGATGGATTGTTGAAGTCGCTCACTCCTGGCTCAATCGATTTCGTAAATTATTGGTTCGATATGAAAAGACGAATGCATCCTATGAGGCATTACTTCAATTGGCAGCAAGCATTATAATATTTCGAAAACTAGGTTCTATTTAG
- a CDS encoding IS4 family transposase — protein sequence MHYSSIFQQLFNFIPRHRFEKSVENLSGDRYCKHFTAWRQFLTCLYAQITGKDSLREIENGLLANHDRLYHLGMEVVPKSTLSEAMNRRDPEIFKALFEEILDRALKCAPSHKFRFHNPLYAIDSTTIDLCLNLYDWAHYRKNKGAIKLHTELDLSGNLPCFVMLSNGKIADIRAARENIIIVPDSIYTFDKGYSDLNWFQHIADSEAYFVTRLKDNAKIEFLGQHREANEKRGVLRDEAVWFTGYQSARKYPGELRLIEFLDESTGKTYRFITNNFKLAAASIAGIYKQRWQIEIFFKWIKQNLKIKSFLGTSENAVMTQIYVALIHYLLVAYIKFLHGFKLSLSELTNRIRETLMQNLSLLEVLALNRKTITKPPDWNAPEQLELFNEFLC from the coding sequence ATGCATTACAGTAGCATCTTTCAGCAGCTTTTCAATTTCATACCGAGACATCGTTTTGAGAAATCCGTAGAAAACTTATCCGGCGACCGCTATTGCAAACATTTTACCGCATGGCGGCAGTTTTTGACGTGCCTTTACGCGCAAATTACGGGCAAAGACTCCTTGCGAGAAATTGAAAACGGTCTTCTTGCAAACCATGATCGGCTGTATCACCTCGGCATGGAGGTTGTTCCAAAATCGACCTTGTCCGAAGCGATGAATCGACGTGATCCGGAGATATTCAAGGCGTTGTTTGAGGAAATTCTTGACCGGGCTTTGAAATGTGCGCCCTCGCACAAGTTCCGATTCCACAATCCGCTGTACGCGATTGACAGCACGACGATTGATCTGTGCCTAAATCTTTACGATTGGGCGCATTATCGTAAAAACAAGGGTGCTATCAAACTTCATACCGAGCTTGATCTATCCGGAAATCTGCCCTGCTTTGTGATGCTGAGCAACGGGAAAATAGCAGATATTCGAGCGGCACGAGAGAACATTATCATCGTTCCGGACAGCATCTACACCTTTGACAAAGGATACTCTGATCTGAACTGGTTTCAACACATTGCGGACAGCGAGGCTTATTTTGTCACGAGACTGAAAGACAATGCAAAAATTGAGTTTCTCGGACAGCATCGGGAGGCAAATGAAAAACGTGGGGTTTTGCGGGATGAAGCCGTGTGGTTTACCGGATATCAATCAGCAAGAAAATATCCCGGAGAACTGAGGCTGATTGAGTTCCTGGATGAATCGACCGGAAAAACATACCGCTTCATTACCAACAACTTCAAACTGGCGGCAGCGAGCATTGCCGGAATTTATAAACAGCGTTGGCAGATCGAAATCTTCTTCAAATGGATCAAGCAAAATCTCAAAATCAAGAGCTTTCTTGGAACCAGTGAAAACGCCGTCATGACGCAAATCTATGTCGCGCTTATCCATTATCTTTTGGTCGCATACATCAAATTCCTGCATGGATTCAAGCTCAGCCTCTCGGAATTAACGAACCGAATCCGCGAGACGCTTATGCAGAATCTTTCCCTGCTCGAAGTCCTCGCTCTGAACCGCAAAACCATTACGAAGCCGCCGGATTGGAATGCTCCCGAACAACTCGAACTTTTCAACGAGTTTCTATGCTGA
- a CDS encoding RHS repeat domain-containing protein, translated as MIQFKTYRTGTNWNNSIWPENNVSIDVTQWTYDPASGLVTAKTDAAGKSTTYTYTSDGKLLTRTWARLNGGQPLKTTYSYDTFGQLHKIDYSDSTPDITYTYNRLGQPLTVTDAAGTRTFTYNAQFALQKEAISGIYTKELNRIYTTSGLKGSYSGLNIGATNLYTYGYDQYGRLNQVTTATGVFNYTFLANSDLIASMTRPNNVSTNYTYETARDLLTKVANGAISTFQYANDALGRRTSMNRSGSAFTAADVLSYTYNSYSELTGASSNNNASYSYNYTYDPIGNRKTAGLAGTNWTYTANNLNQYSALNQAGTIQNPTYDADGNMLTRDGWTQTWNAENRLIKAEKGTAKLEFAYDYMGRRIEKKVYNGSTLTAHIRFVYDGYKLIEELNGLNNNAVLRRYVWQPVMLDTPLTVFDAVANKTYFYHADANKNVTDLTDSADAIVAHYEYSPFGQLVKSSGAYANTNVLTWSSEYADRETSLVYYNFRAYDPILGRWVSKDPLKEIGSINLYFFINNNPINQIDYLGLRDVTIRMFYNVSWLNENMKMYAESIFQNCKNRCDKCNENNINFEWIQVDADETNWSERIPGGFRGGNPLGFNPIELNVFFMETTKPIAGYNHGWISFINYDKIRDDITLPSSEADASLISLIDYMTAVAIIHETIYHGLTGFGHNLDDLLYVDSAHPSASTVGFGLQLSDEACQSICDKMDIDSN; from the coding sequence TTGATCCAATTTAAAACTTATCGTACTGGTACGAATTGGAATAATTCTATTTGGCCAGAAAACAATGTTTCTATTGATGTCACCCAATGGACTTACGATCCCGCTTCCGGGTTGGTAACAGCCAAAACCGATGCGGCCGGTAAATCGACTACCTATACTTATACTTCGGACGGGAAACTATTAACCCGTACCTGGGCAAGATTGAATGGCGGACAACCATTAAAGACTACCTACAGCTATGACACTTTCGGACAACTTCACAAGATTGATTATTCCGACTCCACACCGGATATCACCTATACCTACAATCGTCTTGGTCAGCCTTTGACCGTTACTGATGCAGCCGGAACTCGGACATTTACCTATAATGCGCAATTCGCCTTGCAAAAGGAGGCAATCAGTGGTATCTATACGAAAGAGCTGAATCGCATTTATACCACCAGCGGCTTAAAGGGGAGTTACAGCGGATTGAATATTGGTGCGACCAATCTGTATACTTACGGTTACGACCAGTACGGCCGCTTGAATCAAGTGACTACCGCGACCGGCGTTTTCAATTATACATTTCTTGCCAATAGCGACCTGATCGCTTCCATGACCCGGCCGAATAATGTATCGACCAACTACACTTACGAAACAGCCAGGGATCTGTTGACCAAAGTTGCCAACGGCGCCATCAGCACATTTCAGTATGCCAACGATGCGCTCGGACGCCGTACCAGCATGAACCGCAGCGGCAGCGCTTTCACCGCTGCAGATGTTTTGAGTTACACTTACAATAGCTATTCCGAACTGACCGGCGCCTCGTCGAACAACAATGCTTCGTATAGTTACAACTATACCTACGATCCAATCGGCAACCGCAAGACGGCCGGCTTGGCCGGCACTAATTGGACCTATACAGCAAACAATCTCAATCAATATTCAGCCTTAAATCAAGCAGGTACAATTCAGAATCCAACTTATGACGCCGACGGCAACATGCTGACTCGCGACGGCTGGACGCAAACCTGGAACGCCGAAAATCGGCTGATCAAAGCCGAAAAAGGTACGGCAAAATTAGAGTTCGCTTACGATTACATGGGCCGACGCATTGAAAAGAAAGTCTATAACGGCAGTACCTTAACAGCCCACATTCGATTTGTCTACGATGGCTATAAGCTGATCGAAGAACTCAATGGACTGAATAACAATGCCGTCCTGCGGCGTTATGTCTGGCAGCCGGTTATGCTTGATACGCCGTTGACGGTTTTTGATGCTGTTGCGAATAAAACATATTTCTACCATGCCGATGCTAATAAAAACGTGACTGATCTGACGGACTCTGCTGACGCGATAGTTGCGCATTATGAATACAGTCCCTTTGGGCAACTGGTGAAATCTTCCGGTGCTTATGCAAATACTAATGTCCTTACTTGGAGCAGCGAATACGCTGACAGGGAGACTAGCTTGGTTTATTATAACTTCCGAGCATATGATCCAATTCTCGGACGATGGGTTTCAAAAGATCCTCTCAAAGAGATAGGAAGTATAAATTTGTATTTTTTTATAAATAATAATCCAATAAATCAAATTGATTATCTGGGATTAAGAGATGTTACTATTCGAATGTTTTACAATGTAAGCTGGTTGAATGAAAATATGAAAATGTATGCTGAATCCATCTTTCAAAATTGTAAAAATAGATGCGACAAATGTAATGAAAATAATATTAACTTTGAATGGATTCAAGTCGATGCAGATGAAACTAATTGGTCTGAAAGAATACCGGGAGGTTTTCGTGGAGGAAATCCTCTCGGATTTAATCCAATTGAATTAAATGTTTTTTTTATGGAAACAACAAAACCCATTGCCGGATATAATCATGGTTGGATTAGTTTTATCAATTATGATAAAATTCGTGATGATATAACTCTACCAAGTTCTGAAGCTGACGCGTCACTTATAAGTTTAATTGACTATATGACTGCTGTTGCGATAATTCATGAAACAATATATCATGGACTAACAGGTTTTGGTCATAATCTTGATGATTTATTATATGTTGATTCAGCACATCCATCGGCAAGTACTGTTGGTTTTGGGTTGCAGCTTTCCGATGAAGCATGTCAATCAATTTGTGATAAGATGGATATTGACAGTAATTAA